In the Sarcophilus harrisii chromosome 3, mSarHar1.11, whole genome shotgun sequence genome, one interval contains:
- the KCNJ5 gene encoding G protein-activated inward rectifier potassium channel 4, producing the protein MDSQAMAGDSRNSMNQDMEIGTTPRDPRKIPKQARDYVPITTDRTRLLTETKKPRQRYMEKSGKCNVHHGNVQETYRYLSDLFTTLVDLKWRFNLLVFTMVYTITWLFFGFIWWLIAYIRGDLDHVGDKNWVPCVENLSGFVSAFLFSIETETTIGYGFRVITEKCPEGIILLLVQAILGSIVNAFMVGCMFVKISQPKKRAETLMFSNNAVISMRDDKLCLMFRVGDLRNSHIVEASIRAKLIKSRQTKEGEFIPLNQTDINVGFDTGDDRLFLVSPLIISHEINEKSPFWEMSRAQLNQEEFEVVVILEGMVEATGMTCQARSSYMDTEVLWGHRFTPVLTLEKGFYEVDYNTFHDTYETNTPTCCAKELAEAQREGRLLQYLSSPTLLGGLGQKAEEGEEEAEGGRARETSSSV; encoded by the exons ATGGATAG CCAAGCTATGGCTGGAGATTCTAGGAATTCCATGAACCAAGACATGGAGATTGGAACTACCCCTAGAGACCCCAGGAAGATTCCCAAACAGGCCCGTGATTATGTCCCCATCACTACTGATAGGACCCGTCTCCTGACTGAAACCAAGAAGCCCCGCCAGCGATACATGGAGAAGAGTGGCAAGTGTAATGTGCATCATGGAAATGTCCAGGAAACCTATCGCTACCTGAGTGACCTCTTCACAACACTGGTGGATTTGAAGTGGCGCTTCAACCTCCTGGTCTTCACCATGGTCTACACCATTACATGGTTGTTCTTTGGCTTCATTTGGTGGCTCATTGCATACATTCGGGGAGATCTGGACCACGTCGGAGACAAAAACTGGGTTCCTTGTGTTGAGAATCTCAGTGGctttgtctctgcctttctgttcTCCATTGAGACAGAGACCACCATTGGATATGGCTTCCGGGTCATCACAGAGAAGTGTCCAGAGGGAATCATCCTCCTATTGGTCCAAGCCATCCTGGGTTCCATAGTCAATGCCTTCATGGTGGGCTGCATGTTTGTCAAGATCAGTCAACCCAAGAAGAGGGCAGAGACTCTCATGTTTTCTAACAATGCAGTCATTTCTATGAGGGATGATAAGCTTTGTCTCATGTTCCGGGTGGGGGACCTCCGAAACTCTCACATTGTAGAAGCCTCCATACGAGCCAAGCTCATCAAGTCCAGGCAGACCAAAGAAGGGGAGTTCATTCCCCTAAATCAAACAGACATTAATGTAGGCTTTGACACTGGGGATGACCGCCTTTTCCTGGTGTCCCCTCTCATCATCTCCCATGAAATCAATGAGAAGAGTCCTTTCTGGGAGATGTCCAGGGCACAGCTGAATCAGGAGGAGTTTGAGGTGGTGGTCATCTTAGAAGGCATGGTAGAGGCTACAG GGATGACTTGCCAGGCCCGCAGCTCTTACATGGACACTGAGGTTCTCTGGGGTCACCGCTTCACGCCAGTTCTCACCCTAGAGAAGGGCTTCTACGAGGTAGACTACAACACCTTCCATGACACCTACGAGACCAACACCCCCACCTGCTGTGCCAAGGAACTGGCAGAGGCCCAGCGAGAAGGGCGGCTCCTTCAGTACCTCTCCAGCCCCACTCTGTTAGGGGGATTGGGCCAAAAggcagaggaaggagaggaagaagctGAGGGGGGTAGAGCCAGAGAGACTAGTAGTTCTGTGTGA